One Oncorhynchus masou masou isolate Uvic2021 chromosome 27, UVic_Omas_1.1, whole genome shotgun sequence genomic window carries:
- the LOC135515616 gene encoding zinc finger protein 771-like, whose product MSKLQLFRVFLNERLTAAAVEIFGAVEETVADYQEENDRLRRLLRVTPEIKRCRIDSLKLSVSEEEVLPEQQEWSPSLGQENPELPQIKEEQEELRTSQEEEQLQGLEADIIEFKFTPSCVKSECDQEDPLQSLTLPQTQTVENRESDPKQVDLTPFVTVTHLKGLYIPCDPPDNQNNASSHSSAVSSDPVGLDSSPSLDPSPSLDPNPAMGEHCFKPSTTSRKTHHCRDCGEMFALKADLKSHVTLAMQRPSECHVCRKHYNSSCKLKAHVRLCRGRKPCTSPVCSKTFKLKADLSKHMRIHTGEKSFSCGDCGKRFNRKGNLTDHIPIHTGEKAFSCADCGKRFSQKGTLRKHRLTHTGEKQFICGDCGKSFYQRGDLSRHIRTHTGEKLFICGDCGKSFNLKGNLKKHELTHTEDKPFSCGDCGKSFNHKSNLLTHVKNIHKEGKQDEILNNCLVTKLE is encoded by the exons ATGTCTAAACTACAATTGTTTCGTGTGTTTTTAAATGAGCGTTTAACAGCGGCAGCTGTGGAGATTTTCGGGGCAGTTGAAGAAACGGTAGCGGACTACCAGGAGGAGAATGATCGGCTACGGAGACTGCTGCGGGTCACACCGGAGATAAAACGATGCAGAATAG aCTCCCTgaagctctctgtctctgaggagGAGGTTCTCCCTGAGCAGCAGGAGTGGAGCCCCAGTCTGGGGCAGGAGAACCCAGAACTTCCACAGAttaaagaggaacaggaggaactCAGGACCagtcaggaggaagagcagcttcaaGGGCTGGAGGCTGATATCATAGAGTTCAAATTCACTCCTTCCTGTGTGAAAAGTgaatgtgatcaggaggacccaCTTCAGTCCTTGACTCTTCCCCAAACCCAGActgtggagaacagagagagtgacCCTAAACAAGTGGATCTCACACCTTTTGTTACTGTGACCCACCTTAAGGGTCTCTACATTCCCTGTGACCCTCCAGATAATCAAAACAATGCCTCCAGCCACAGCTCAGCCGTAAGCAGTGACCCAGTAGGACTTGACAGCAGCCCATCATTGGATCCCAGCCCATCATTGGATCCAAACCCAGCGATGGGGGAACACTGTTTCAAACCCAGCACCACGTCTAGAAAAACTCACCATTGCCGTGACTGTGGTGAAATGTTTGCTCTGAAAGCTGACCTGAAGAGTCATGTGACTCTCGCCATGCAGAGACCCAGCGAATGCCACGTCTGCAGAAAACACTACAACTCCAGCTGTAAACTGAAGGCCCATGTCCGACTCTGTCGCGGTAGGAAACCCTGCACCAGCCCTGTTTGTAGCAAGACCTTCAAACTCAAAGCAGATCTGTCCAAGCACATGAGgattcacacaggggagaaatcatTTAGTTGTGGAGACTGTGGGAAGCGCTTCAATCGCAAGGGGAACCTTACTGATCATATTCctattcacacaggagagaaagcATTTAGCTGTGCTGACTGCGGAAAAAGATTCAGTCAGAAGGGGACCCTACGGAAGCATAGactgactcacacaggagagaaacaatTTATCTGTGGagactgtgggaaaagcttcTATCAGAGAGGGGACCTAAGTAGACATATAcggactcacacaggagagaaacttTTTATATGtggtgactgtgggaaaagcttcaATTTGAAGGGGAACCTAAAGAAGCATGAACTGACTCACACAGAAGATAAACCAtttagctgtggtgactgtgggaaaAGTTTCAATCACAAGTCTAACTTACTGACgcatgttaaaaacatccacaaaGAAGGAAAACAGGATGAAATCTTAAACAACTGTTTAGTCACAAAATTAGAATAA
- the LOC135515614 gene encoding gastrula zinc finger protein XlCGF57.1-like, producing MSKLQSFRVLLNERLTAAAVEIFGAFEETVAEYHEENDRLRRLLRITPEIKLCRIDSLQLSVSEEVLAEQQHCEQEWSPSLGQENPELPQIKEEQEELRTSQEEEQLQGLEADIIEFKFTPSCVKSECDQEDPLQSLTLPQTQTVENRESDPKQVDLTPFVTVTHLKGLYIPCDPQDNQNNASSHSSVVCSDPVGLDSSPSLDPSPSLDPNPAMGEHCSKPSTTSRKTHHCRDCGETFALKADLQRHMTLYKKRLRECSFCRKRCTSTCKLKAHIRLCHSGRPCICPVCAKTFKLKGYLSKHMRIHTGVGEKPFSCGDCGKSFNLKGNLKNHMLTHTGNKSFSCGDCGKSFIHKWNLRSHMLTHTGEKPFTCGDCGKSFNQEGNLRIHKRTHTGGKPFSCADCGKSFNQKGSLKKHKLTHTGEKPFSCSDCGKSFNQNGNLRNHKLTHTGEKPFSCDGCGKSFTQKSNLLTHVKKIHKGGKQDKLKERTL from the exons ATGTCTAAACTACAGTCGTTTCGTGTGCTTTTAAATGAGCGTTTAACCGCGGCAGCTGTGGAGATTTTCGGGGCATTTGAAGAAACGGTAGCGGAGTACCACGAGGAGAATGATCGGCTACGGAGACTGCTGCGGATCACACCGGAGATAAAACTATGTAGAATAG ATTCCctgcagctctctgtctctgaagaGGTTCTCGCTGAGCAGCAGCACTGTGAGCAGGAGTGGAGCCCCAGTCTGGGGCAGGAGAACCCAGAACTTCCACAGAttaaagaggaacaggaggaactCAGGACCagtcaggaggaagagcagcttcaaGGGCTGGAGGCTGATATCATAGAGTTCAAATTCACTCCTTCCTGTGTGAAAAGTgaatgtgatcaggaggacccaCTTCAGTCCTTGACTCTTCCCCAAACCCAGActgtggagaacagagagagtgacCCTAAACAAGTGGATCTCACACCTTTTGTTACTGTGACCCACCTTAAGGGTCTCTACATTCCCTGTGACCCTCAAGATAATCAAAACAATGCCTCCAGCCACAGCTCAGTTGTATGCAGTGACCCAGTAGGACTTGACAGCAGCCCATCATTGGATCCCAGCCCATCATTGGATCCAAACCCAGCGATGGGGGAACACTGTTCCAAACCCAGCACCACGTCTAGAAAAACTCACCACTGCCGTGACTGTGGTGAAACGTTTGCTCTGAAAGCTGACCTGCAGAGGCATATGACTCTCTACAAGAAGAGACTCCGTGAATGCAGTTTCTGCAGAAAACGCTGCACCTCCACCTGTAAACTAAAGGCCCATATCCGCCTCTGTCACAGTGGGAGACCCTGCATCTGCCCTGTTTGTGCCAAGACCTTCAAACTCAAAGGATATCTGTCCAAGCACATGAGGATTCACACAGGAGTGggagagaaaccatttagctgtggagactgtgggaaaagcttcaATTTGAAGGGGAACCTAAAGAACCACATGTTGACTCACACAGGAAATAAATCATTTAGCTGTGGAGACTGTGGGAAAAGTTTCATTCATAAGTGGAACCTAAGGAGCCATATgctgactcacacaggagagaaaccatttacCTGTGGagactgtgggaaaagcttcaATCAGGAGGGGAACCTACGGATCCATAAACGGACTCACACAGGAGGGAAACCATTTAGCTGTGctgactgtgggaaaagcttcaATCAGAAGGGGTCCCTAAAGAAGCATAAactgactcacacaggagagaaaccatttagctgtagtgactgtgggaaaagcttcaATCAGAATGGGAACCTAAGAAACCATAAACtcactcacacaggagagaaaccatttagctgtgATGGTTGTGGAAAAAGCTTCACTCAAAAGTCTAACTTACTGACGCATGTGAAAAAAATACACAAAGGAGGAAAACAGGATAAGCTGAAAGAAAGAACATTATGA